The nucleotide sequence tatagggatggcaatgggtatccaatgggtagggtactacaatgcccgtccccatacccgcaTTTACAAAAAATATCCGTACCCGTGtccgtaccctcgtgggcaacaactttagtccccttccccataccctatgggtacTTAAGTACCCATACCCacacccattacccgcactttaactatggaaaaacaaaaaaaacatcacaaatgaaataaaactacgatcccaattttttaaaattaactcataaaataatatgaaccgtggtatttagtcaaatagaaaacatccgaaatattcctaaaaaattatacaccggcatgatggagttgttattgtattaagtagttgtttggtttaagtttaggtttaggcttaaatagctaaataaattaattaattatacataaaaaataaataaataatttatgatattatataaatatgtatatgcgggtatgcgggtctgggcagtatagtacccttacccgtgcccatacccatttaattttgtgggtaTTACCCGTACCCGTGCCCAGATCCataaaagcggggttttaccctacccattgtgggtattttttgcgggtatcCATTGggtctgggtccaattgccatccctacgCATATATAGCCTAGCCAATAGGATTTTGTAATATTATTCTTGTAATGCAAATTCTTGTAAAGGAACATTGAATGTAATTGTTAGATAATTTTTATgagaacttctatggtacactcacaattttgagtgtaccggtactcttgtttcataaaatttataaattaacgattactttaatgaaataaaaaggtatttgtcaatatttatattttagaaaacatcatttcataagaaaaaccatcatttcattctttataaggatcatattaaaaaatttacattttgtcataaaaaataatcaatattcattgttatgagtaataaaaattcttaaaatttaaattttatttcgtcgaagcttttggtaaataaaatttaattatcttagttgtcaatgatagaaaataattatttttcttcaaaaaaaataactcatttattattaattttacgatttggtgtaccgatacacccaaatttattgggtgtaccatagaatttgccaattTTTATAATAGCAAATTTGTAATATTATTCTTACAAGGTCGTTGAAAGTCAATTTCGATTACGTTCAACACACACGGCATATATAATTATCATCGTTAATTCGTCATCATCAtttgacattttataatattgtaatttgacatttttattttcattaatcCAAATAAAGTTTATTACTTAGTTCAATGAGCGGATCCATCATAGAGCTTGGTGTATCCATATCgcgttttttttacatttaaagGATGTCTATTGCAATAAAATATTAGTAGAAGTTGACGGCTCATTTTACTCCAATTAACAATTGTTAAAGTTAGAAATGGACATGGATTAATAAAACTAACTCAAATAAAACTATTAAATCTGTTATTTTTTGTGACATAGTAAACAATCTTTAATTTGATTTGAACAATTCCTTTGACACTGATTATTttaatcacataaaaaaattagtcaTGAATCTGCTCTTGCATATTCCACATCCAACATCACCGTGAGAAATGAATTTCATATATTGGTGTTTCATAGAACTACAAATATTCAGgttcaatgattattttttccatatttaggctgtgtttggtaacacaaaaaagctaacttatagcttgttggactaacttataagcttgttttgataaaataagatgtgtttggtaaaaagcttttctcactagcttatagcgttttttaagaagctaatccaagtagctttttagcttatagcttgtagctttttatactttcttcccattttaacattttcttaattttattttattttattataataaaaaaaaagtacccaCTATCTTCTTAAACTAACTACATTTACCATGTAtggctttttaaattttcttgtccacttttttgtttttttttactttgctcataattcatataatatataattttatataaaatttataatagtgaagcaagtttagttaaataaaattcataaaaataaaataaaaattgttaaataaaaaaattcgattgaattcataaatacatttattattttggaaatgaaaataatttgaaatatatttaaatatttaaaaataaacgtgttaagtaataaaaattatatatatgatattaaaaaaaattaaacaaacatgtccttttatgttattttatatttatagtcacttcaacagctaattttaccaaacacttttaattttaatcagctaacttttcagctataagctatcagctataagctagcttttcagctatcagctaacttatcagctatcaactagcttatagcttttttttaccaaacacacccttagaagAAATTGTCAATAATTAACGGATAGTTGAAAAGGATGatcacattattttttctttcatattgaTTGAAgttggggatgaaataacactTCAATATATAATAGTTCAATTAAATTATGTTACGTTTAACTTTTCTGTAGTGGATCCTTCAAAAGATATTATTTTAGGAGATGGTCATATTTAACTCAAGCATATAAAAAATTCACTTGGGTTGGTCTGGTGGTATTGCTTTGAGATCTGAGAGTATGCTTCTCCttgaggtctcaggttcgattctctccaattttgaagaaaatttgtgtatttcaaaaactgaaaacaaaaactatttcaaacaaattacgtcttttgattttattttaaccattcaattaaaTGTCCATTGTATTTAATGCGGTAAGTCAAAACCTAATCTTTTTCACTTTAGTCATCTTCTCTATTCTTCTTCCTCACCAaacgtattcatcatcataTCATGCCTCCACTCAACTCATTGAAATCAAGAATCAAATTCTCTAAACTCTCCATATTTCCAAGCTCTTGAGAAATTTCCCCATGAAGCTGATTCAACCACATGATTAAATCACGAAGCTTTGAGAGAGAACCCAAACTTGGAGGAATAGTTCCAGTTAGATAATTAAAACTCAAATCAAGAGCAACGAGACTTGAACAGTTACATAGCGTTGGTGGAATAAAACCCATGAAACCGTTATTTTGCAAGTAAAGTTCCTTCAAATTATTCCCAAACTCTTCTTCACAAAGCCAATTTCCCTTTCACGcgtattttgttgttgaaatacAAGGTTTGTTGCTGGTTCACGGTGAATCAATCAAAGATCTACAGTTTTCTTGGTAATATTTTAGGTTTGAGTTTTTGAAGTGGTGGTGGCTGCATATTTGGAGAGAAGAAGTGCCACTGTAGCCGCTGTTGTTGCTGAAATTGTGGTGGCAGCGGCGTTACGACGGCACGCTGAAGCAAGGGTGAAGAATTAAATGATTTTGCTAACCCttatttttttctccaattttttcttcttctgtaaAACAGAAAATACATCAGTTAAAGAATTTCTTGTGTTGTtgctgattttggtttgaaatgGGTTAGATTCAGATATGATATCGAAGATTGGTTATAGTAGATTTGGAAGGAATGAGTTCATGGCGATTTGTAGAGGCACACACAGCTTGGACTTTCTGGAATTTTTGGATtaaatatgatgatgttgttgtaaATGAATTTCTGGAATTTTTTATGAGTTAGATTTAGATATGATGTTGTTGGATATTTGTTTTGAAGGTTTATGGAGTTAGTTTCAAGATGATGAaggagagaaagaagatgaagaaggaggGAATAAATGGAGTTAGTGGTGGGTTTGGAGAGGATGAGTGGGTTTGAAGAGATCTCGAATAAATGATGGTGTTGATGAAGATTATGATGAAGAGgtagaaaatgaagaaagagaaaattaattagATGTTAATGACTCACCGTAAGATAAAATAGACATGCGTGATTTAATGGttctcttttaataaaaaagatcaaacaatttaaattaaaataattaataggatctatggtggaccactttTAAGGTTGATCCACCATAGACATTTGAGGTTAAATTTAACGTCcaatgaccaaattgaataacGGAGTAAAAGTTAAGGGGccaaattgatgattttaaaatttatgggaccaaaatgaaaactgagAATTAGTTGAGGGACCATTGAATTAatttagtctaaaaaaaaataaataacctcAAGCATATAAAAATTTAGCATGTGTATTTCCCAAACTATATTGTAATTAACACCAACTTCACTATTAGTTgtattattgtttatgttttactGTCATGCGTTTTAGttgtattattgttttttttttttttccatatcatTCTCTAAGAGATTTATGATGTTTAAACATGCAAGTCAAATTTGATCATAGATAACATTCAAttcgaaaaaaaattgtatatcaaatattaacatttactcaatttaaattaatgaaattgctgaaaaaaaaacaaaaattaatgaaattaaaaaatgcaaCTTGTGGTTCGAAGATCTTTTTTTCTATCATCAGATCAATccattggagaaaaaaaaaatgaaaacaacttatgataattttcaaaagttatgtGAAATTGTTTGGGAGAACCcgtgaaaacaacttatatctaattaaaaaaaaaaggttaaataagaTTTTTCCCGTCATTTTAGGGAGTTTTGCTTTaccccttgtaaaaaaaaattagattcccCTTAtcatttgaagatttttgaattttaaatccAGCTGACTATACAAAATTTGTTACATGGCATGCTTACTTAGATGGACGATTTAAAATTGCTTATGTTGCACATTGACttgacaaattttattttttttgtgtccaCTTAGGTAAAGAAACAAtcaggtcttttttttttttttttaaaacaaaacactaAAACAAACTTAATACCATCATCATTTTGTacaaggacaatgcataaaatatgtaaggtcgGTGTTCGAACTCCgggcacaaaaaaaaatcatcttgcATTCCTCTCTCCCATTCAACTACTTCATCGATAAATacaaacccaaaaataaaattccagATAAATTGTTCAACGCAAAGGACATGTAGAATGCGATGAAGAAGAACCGATCAAAGAAGGAAAAGCCACTATGCAAATATCATATTTCCCTTCTTTGTTTCCTCATCACTCTTGCTGCTAACGCATATAAATTTCCTCGCCATTGAATCATAAGTTGCtgctattaaattaaatttcttaaacgGGAAAACACATTCACGGCATATACAttatccaataatttttttttttggtttttgaaaattataatccAATAAATGtaattgcaattttttatttgggttgTTCTTTTCTATTCATATAAGTGAAAAATTGAGAATCGAAGAGattgtttttcaaaaagaagtgaaaaattgagaatttattatttggattatttttctattcatgGAAGGaatcacaaaacaaaaaaaaatcattatttccTTCTTCAAGCTACAGTTTTAATCTCGTTTTTGCATTTTTAATCTTCGATTTGGTATCGATTTCAGCGCGTATCTGCACTTTTCatctcatttttgcattttttgggTTTATCTTGCAAAAATTGGATTGTATAAATGATGATTTCGATGTTGCCGTGTTTTTATTTATGGGTTTGGATTCATTTGATGTTAAATTATGGGTTTTTGGATTTAAAGGTTTGAGTCCaggtttttgaaaaagataaatatgaggAACATCTCTTCTCTTCCcgataaattatacaaaaataaaaataaaaataaaagaaaaatcaatagaataaaaaaaaatatgggtaTTTTTCTTCACAAATCCAAAATTCTTCTCCCggtttcctctcttctcttcctccctTTTTTCATTCTCTAACCCATTACCTTCTTCATGCTCTTCTCTTTCACTACAACATTTTTTACTTTCTCAACGAAACTTTAGTCAATGGATGAAAAATTATTGCCTTAATGTGTAATAGGAAACGTTTTCTAACAAGTTGCCTAGTTTTATCGTTTGTTTACTCTCCTCTAGTTTTGAACTTGTGGCCAAAAGTGCAAAAAAATGTTGTCAAAAGGAATAGGCGACGACCGTGTAAACTACGCTTGCAAAACCGTCACATAAACATTTAGGCAACGATTATTCTGCTTTCAGCCACACTTTTCTCTCGTTGCCTAAACTAAAAATGTTGAAGCAAATTCTCTTTGTTTTTtccaaaaccaacaaaaatcgtcatcatcacaacataatcattgTCATCACCATCCAAATTCATCTTTCGAACATCaaattcatcttcatcatcgcAAAATTCGTCATCAAAGCCAGAAACCCTAAATCCCCCAAATCCACCAACCTTCTTCAATTACAAGTTTATGCATATTGTATTGGTATATGAGATGACCTTTTTGTCTGCTTAGCGTTGATCTTTCAGTCTTACACTGTTTGCATGAGGTCATGGCCATCCCCTATATACCATATTACATGAGCCTTTATTATAAAAGACCACAATTATTAAATACTTATTGGATAATTCATACATAATACAAAGTATTTTTACTAATTTTATTGGATTattcatacatatataatacaaaGTCTATTTACAGAACTTATTAGATCATTTATACGTATATAATACAAAGTCTAGTTACAAAACTTATTGGATCATGAttacatatataatacaaaGTCTATTTCCAGAACTTATTGGATCATTCATACATGTATAATACACAATACACAAtctaacataaattaaaatcaaagtgATAGATTCGACGTGTCACTCATAATCATCTTCCATCATCCAAGGACATTGGTGCATGGACTTTCAAGCTGTCGTACCCACTAAATTCATGGTTGCTGCTGCTATCACCAGTTTCATAATTAAAGTTGGATGACACCCCCTGAAGCAAGGATTGAGTTTCATCGAGATTTATCTCTGATTTTGTCCAAGGGTGCTTCTCCATTAACCTTAACCCCTCTAGCTCCATAGCCACTTCTTTCATGCTAGGTCTTTCCTCGCCTTTAAGTCTCAAGCACCTTGCAGCAAGAATAGCAACTTCCTTAATCTCCTCCTTGTTCTCATCATTCAAAATACCAACTTGAAGAACTTCAGACACATGATTCTCTCTTAAACAAGATAAGAAGTGAATTGCAAGGCTTCTGTTTTCTTCTGGTCTATTAAAAGAAATAGGTTTCTCCCCCGTTAGGAGCTCTGCCAGTACTACCCCGAAGCTATAAACATCACTTTTCTCTGTTAGTTGGTGTGTTTGCATATATTCTGGATCTAAATAGCCAAGAGTTCCTTGTACCACAGTGGCTATCATAGTATGATCAAGTGGAACCAATCTTGAAGCACCAAAATCAGACACTTTTGCAGTGTAATTGTCATCCAAGAGAATGTTGGCACTTTTGACATCTCTATGGATAATTGGTAAGGATGCAGATGAATGTAGATATGATAAAGCTCCTGCTATTTCCGCTGCTATCCTTAAACGCGTTTTCCATATTgcattattttccttttcaatacTAGTGTGCATCAAATCGAAAAGGGTACCATTGCTAATAAATTCATAAACTAGTAAAGGAACTTGTGTCTCCAAACAACATCCCAAGAGTTTGACAACATTTCTATGATTTATTTGGGACAAAACAACCACCTCATTTATGAATTGCTCTACTTGGGTGGCATCCATTATTTTGGACTTCTTGATTGCAACAATCCTGTTGTCTGCTAGAATTCCTTTGTAAACCGTACCGAAACCTCCTCTGCCAATTATTAAACTCTCCTCATAGTTGTTGGTAGCTTTCTTAAGTTCATCTTCTTTGAAAATTTGAGTAGTTCCTGATGCGTCTTCTCTTTTAGAAAGTTGGCGTAGCAAAATGAAACCGCcattttgtttaaagaatttCTCTTTTAGTTTCAAgagttttcttctttgatataACATGTACAACGAGGAACTAGCCACAGATAGAATAATAAAACCCACACTTGCTCCTACAatcaaaatttgttgtatgaaaCACCCAGACAAACATTGACTCCAAGTAAAACAGTGACACTAACACATCACCGTTAATAGtttaggaaaataaaatttattaaatctAACAACATACATCAGTGTCGTGTGGGTGTTATATAGTGACATGTGCCACAAGACACATATCTTGCCTAGTTTATTTGTTTAGGACAGTTATGATAGTTACACAATAGAGTTAGTTAATTTATACGCATGATGATTGTCATCAACTATGTATAAACTTTGTTTATAccatcattttcttaatatacTTCATGAGGTTAATTTACCGAGTACCTTCAATTtcatatcattaataataattcgtggaaaaaaaattaaatttgggaTTAATGAATACAATGAAAATAAGTAGTAGGTAATGATTAATGAATACAATgaaacatataaattaaataacttatgtCTCACGAAACAATCAAGACCCATTTATAAATGAACCAAATGATAGATATTGACGAAAAAATTATTGTGTGATGTTGTGTGTGACTTAAAATCTCATCAAAGAATTATTTAGAAGTTTGGAATGGTTCTGATGAGATCAAGTTTAAATCAGATAGTGAACTAATAGATTAATGAGATTAAACCCTCTTTTGATaatttaacatgaatttttagagaatttaaCTATATATTATATCCTATCTCAATTCTtttgtataatatataatacatttaaatatgtaGAAAATGTGTACACAAATAAGATTAAATTACTCAAAAggttaacaaatttataatttaactcaaattaaagtacaaaatataatattataatatcaataataaataataatattcatatttatttaagtaGATTGAATTAAAAGACTAAGAGACTTTTTTATAGCTCACGGTCTGaccttttttaattaaaaaagactTGTGTAAAAACCCAAATCttctctatttaaaaaaatgttgtatGTTGTCCTATCGAAGATTTTATCGTAGGTTGTTGTAGATCGATCTGACATATTCATATTCCAAATTAGAAGTAATAAGAAGGGTCTATAAAAACTAGTAGAACCCAGATTGTGACAAAATACTTAGGAAGTTTGTACAGTCgaaataattaatcatttttctattataaaatGTGCATGTGGGGTCGATTCAGTGGACTGCGCTTTCATTTCCATGGATAAATTGAATACTTCGTGCACATCTGGATTCATATAGAGGCGCCCACCCTTCTAAACGCCATCAGTCAAGATTATTGTACTTCAACAAATTTGCACAgtgacaaaaataacaaaactatTATAAACACATAAAGTATGGGCATAGTCAATTCTTGAAACTGAGATTTTAGAGTCATGATCAATGAACATTTAATTTAGACATGTTTTTATGCTATTGTCGACTCTTTATTGTTTGTTGTGCCTAAAGAGAATATCATATTGCAACTTGCAAAATTTAATATGGATATGGTaggaaagaaagaataaaaaaaaagtcaacaaTGAGAAAGCAGAAACAAAGACAGCTAGATATGGTGGCAACCTAATGATAAATGATTGAcccatttataaaattaaaaaacataaaccaatCACAACATTTTCTCATGAGggcttgttttaaaaaatttcatatttttttgaagactTGAATGATGAAAAGACAAGCTCAATTTTCTTGTTCATCATTTGTACAACTACAAACATTGGTAAAAATATTTGCTTCAATTTTTATCCTATTCCATCAAAATTGTCTAGCTAAGCATCACCAACCATGTCCAACTTCATCTTGCGGCAAAATTCGCAACATAACATATCCATTTCGTctcaaaaccgatccaaatcACTGCGGAGACACAAGGTACGAATTAGATTGCAACAAAAACGGTCCATCATTAACCATGTTCTCCGGGAAATACTATGTACAACACATTGATTACAAGGGATTTAAAATTCGATTAAGTGACGCGGGTGCAGTGGAAGATGCTAATTGCTCTTTTATCCCACGGTACTTTTTATATGATCAAAGTTTTAATAATGTTCTTTTTGGAGAAGACAATTTTGGATCTGAACCGTTCATTCTGGATCCAATAAATCCATTGAGAATAGCGTATTTCAATTGTTCAAGTCCAATAAAAGATCCACGGTACGTTAAGGTGGACACGAGTCGTTGTAGCAGACATGGGAATAGTAGTACTAATCATGTGTATTCTGTTTTGGAACCATCATTGTTTGAGTATCGTGTTGAGGATATTAAGGTTGGGTGTGATTTTATGGTGGCTACATTGGGTAAGGCACAATCAGAGACTGTGAAAGAGAATGTTACTTATGATGAGATTCATGGGATGATAGTTGATGGAGTTGAGGTTTCATGGTTGCCTGTAATCTGTGAAGATAGATGTGGAAAGGGAACAAGTTGTAAGgttgttgatgaagaaaaaggagaagttCAATGTAATAAGCAGTTATGTCATTATGCTTACCAAACAACTGATAAGTGCGGTATGTATGAAATTTTGACATGATTTAGTGTTTTCTAAAACtggttttattttcaaaatagattCTAATGATACTGTTTTCAATTCTTTCCTTCTTAAACTTTATTTCTGAAATAAAACTGATTTTGTCATAGATAACTAACTAATCTTGTGCATCATTCAAGAAGATTATGACTGAAATTCCCTCAAACAGACATAATTAACTTGTACAAACAAATGTTTAAATGTTGGTCCATGTAAGTCTTTTGAATTATAAGCTAACTATATTATTGTTTTATGGTGTTTCAGAACTTCAAGACCAGATATTTGGTTATACTCGTGGTATGGATTAATTTCCTTTATTGTTTCTCTATTAAATAGCTAGGataagaatataaaaatatatatgtatataatttgatggacttatttacttttattttctgttttttgcaGCTTATCTTAGAGGCATTTTTGTTGGTAAGAACCTTCTACTTATTCTCTTATACATTAAATTGAGTCACATAAAAATTGttatcatattttatatttgaataaaactaaatcAGAATGAAACATGCTACTTCTGCTAATTCTTATGATTAAATATCAATGCAGGACTTGGAAGTAGAATCACATTTAGCACAAGACAATTGGACAATCCTGTTGGACTAGAATATTTTGATGGAGGAATAATTATAGGAAGAAATGTTATACCATTATTCATAGGAATCAGATTTCTCTTTGGAGTTATTGTTCTACTTGTGCTATTTATCTATAAATGGAGAAGGAGACATTTATCTATGTATGATAACATTGAAAACTTTTTGCTAGAAAGCAATCTAAATCCTATTAGGTATGAATATAAAGAAATCAAGAAAATGACCGGAGGTTTTAGAGTGAAGTTAGGTCAAGGAGGTTTTGGTGCTGTATACAAAGGAAAGCTAAGAAGTGGGCCCGATGTTGCGATAAAGATGTTGACAAAATCAAATGTTAATAATGGACAAGATTTTATCAACGAAGTTGCGACCATTGGAAGAATACATCATGTTAATGTGGTACGTCTTGTTGGATACtgtgttgaaggaaaaaagagtGCACTTGTTTACGAATTCATGCCAAATGGGTCATTGGATAAGTACATTTTCCCTAAAGAAGGAGTTGATCCTTTGAGTTATgagaaaatatatgaaatatgtCTCGGAATAGCTCGTGGGATAGAGTATCTGCATCAAGGTTGTGATATGCAAATTCTACATTTTGATATCAAGCCTCATAATATTCTTCTAGACGAAGATTTCGTTCCAAAGGTTTCGGATTTTGGACTTGCAAAGCTTTACCCTGTGAACGATAGCATTGTTCCGTTAACTGCGGCAAGAGGAACTTTGGGTTACATGGCTCCTGAATTGTTCTACAAAAATATTGGTGGAGTGTCGTACAAAGCTGATGTATACAGTTTTGGAATGCTTTTGATGGAAATGGCAGGTAAGAGAAAGAACTCGGACCCTAACGCAGCGCA is from Medicago truncatula cultivar Jemalong A17 chromosome 1, MtrunA17r5.0-ANR, whole genome shotgun sequence and encodes:
- the LOC25482307 gene encoding LEAF RUST 10 DISEASE-RESISTANCEUS RECEPTOR-LIKE PROTEIN KINASE-like 2.1 translates to MMKRQAQFSCSSFVQLQTLVKIFASIFILFHQNCLAKHHQPCPTSSCGKIRNITYPFRLKTDPNHCGDTRYELDCNKNGPSLTMFSGKYYVQHIDYKGFKIRLSDAGAVEDANCSFIPRYFLYDQSFNNVLFGEDNFGSEPFILDPINPLRIAYFNCSSPIKDPRYVKVDTSRCSRHGNSSTNHVYSVLEPSLFEYRVEDIKVGCDFMVATLGKAQSETVKENVTYDEIHGMIVDGVEVSWLPVICEDRCGKGTSCKVVDEEKGEVQCNKQLCHYAYQTTDKCELQDQIFGYTRAYLRGIFVGLGSRITFSTRQLDNPVGLEYFDGGIIIGRNVIPLFIGIRFLFGVIVLLVLFIYKWRRRHLSMYDNIENFLLESNLNPIRYEYKEIKKMTGGFRVKLGQGGFGAVYKGKLRSGPDVAIKMLTKSNVNNGQDFINEVATIGRIHHVNVVRLVGYCVEGKKSALVYEFMPNGSLDKYIFPKEGVDPLSYEKIYEICLGIARGIEYLHQGCDMQILHFDIKPHNILLDEDFVPKVSDFGLAKLYPVNDSIVPLTAARGTLGYMAPELFYKNIGGVSYKADVYSFGMLLMEMAGKRKNSDPNAAHSSQHYFPFWIYDQFKEEREIEIMEDVSEEGMTVAKRMFMVALWCIQLKPSDRPSMNKVVEMLEGKTESLELPPRPSFYANENYKHHDEISSDHTSWGDSTSIGQSSTNYSLDD
- the LOC25482306 gene encoding wall-associated receptor kinase 1 codes for the protein MKLKCHCFTWSQCLSGCFIQQILIVGASVGFIILSVASSSLYMLYQRRKLLKLKEKFFKQNGGFILLRQLSKREDASGTTQIFKEDELKKATNNYEESLIIGRGGFGTVYKGILADNRIVAIKKSKIMDATQVEQFINEVVVLSQINHRNVVKLLGCCLETQVPLLVYEFISNGTLFDLMHTSIEKENNAIWKTRLRIAAEIAGALSYLHSSASLPIIHRDVKSANILLDDNYTAKVSDFGASRLVPLDHTMIATVVQGTLGYLDPEYMQTHQLTEKSDVYSFGVVLAELLTGEKPISFNRPEENRSLAIHFLSCLRENHVSEVLQVGILNDENKEEIKEVAILAARCLRLKGEERPSMKEVAMELEGLRLMEKHPWTKSEINLDETQSLLQGVSSNFNYETGDSSSNHEFSGYDSLKVHAPMSLDDGR